One window from the genome of Cricetulus griseus strain 17A/GY chromosome 2, alternate assembly CriGri-PICRH-1.0, whole genome shotgun sequence encodes:
- the Krt82 gene encoding keratin, type II cuticular Hb2, which produces MSCRNFQLSSRCGSRSFSSCSAVVPRMVTHYEVSKGPCRPGGAGGLRALGCLGSRSLCNVGFGRPRVASRCGMPGFGYRAGAACGPPACITPVTINESLLVPLELEIDPTVQRVKRDEKEQIKCLNNRFASFINKVRFLEQKNKLLETKWNFMQQQRSCQSNMEPLFEGYICALRRQLDCVSGDHGRLEAELCSLQDALEGYKKKYEEELSLRPCAENEFVTLKKDVDTAFLVKADLETNLEALEHEIEFLKALFEEEISLLQSQISETSVIVKMDNSRELNVDGIIAEIKAQYDDIASRSKAEAEAWYQSRYEEMRLTAGNHCDNLRNRKNEILEMNKLIQRLQQDIETVKGQRCKLEGAIAQAEQQGEAALSDAKCKLAGLEEALQKAKQDMACLLKEYQEVMNSKLGLDIEIATYRRLLEGEEHRLCEGIGPVNISVSSSKGAVLYEPCVVGTPMLRTEYCMGTTGVLRNSGGCSVVGTGELYIPCEPQGLMGCGSGRSSSMKMGAGSNSCSR; this is translated from the exons ATGTCATGCCGAAACTTCCAGCTGAGCTCCAGATGTGGCAGCAGGAGTTTCAGCTCATGTTCAGCCGTTGTGCCCCGAATGGTCACCCACTATGAAGTGAGCAAGGGGCCCTGCCGGCCTGGGGGTGCCGGGGGCCTCCGAGCTCTGGGATGCCTTGGCTCTCGGAGCCTGTGCAATGTGGGCTTCGGGAGGCCCCGTGTAGCCTCCAGATGTGGCATGCCGGGCTTTGGGTACCGAGCGGGAGCCGCCTGTGGACCTCCCGCCTGCATCACGCCTGTCACCATCAATGAGAGCCTGCTggtccccctggagctggagatcgACCCAACAGTGCAGAGGGTGAAGAGGGACGAGAAGGAGCAGATCAAGTGCCTCAATAACCGATTCGCATCCTTCATCAACAAG GTACGCTTTCTGGAGCAGAAGAACAAGCTGCTAGAAACCAAGTGGAACTTTATGCAGCAGCAGAGGAGTTGCCAGAGCAACATGGAACCCCTTTTCGAGGGCTACATCTGTGCCCTGCGGCGACAGCTGGACTGTGTGTCTGGGGACCACGGGAGACTGGAGGCTGAGCTCTGCAGCCTCCAGGATGCACTGGAGGGCTACAAGAAAAA GTATGAAGAGGAACTATCCCTGCGCCCCTGTGCTGAGAATGAGTTTGTCACCTTGAAGAAG GATGTGGACACAGCCTTCCTAGTAAAGGCTGACCTGGAAACCAACTTGGAGGCTCTGGAACACGAGATTGAGTTCCTGAAAGCCCTGTTTGAGGAG GAGATCAGCCTGCTGCAGTCCCAGATCTCTGAGACCTCAGTCATTGTGAAGATGGACAACAGCAGGGAGCTGAATGTGGACGGCATCATAGCTGAGATCAAGGCCCAGTACGACGACATTGCCAGTCGcagcaaagcagaagcagaggcctgGTACCAGAGCCGG TATGAGGAGATGAGGTTGACAGCTGGGAACCACTGTGACAACCTACGCAACCGCAAGAACGAGATCCTGGAAATGAACAAGCTGATCCAGCGACTGCAGCAAGACATTGAAACAGTCAAAGGCCAG CGCTGCAAACTCGAGGGGGCCATTGCCCAGGCAGAGCAGCAGGGTGAGGCAGCTCTCAGTGATGCCAAGTGCAAGCTGGCAGGACTGGAGGAGGCCCTACAGAAGGCCAAGCAGGACATGGCCTGCCTGCTCAAGGAGTACCAGGAAGTGATGAACTCCAAATTGGGGCTGGACATCGAGATCGCCACCTACAGGCGCCTGCTGGAGGGCGAGGAGCACAG GTTGTGTGAAGGCATCGGGCCTGTGAATATCT CGGTCAGCAGCTCCAAGGGTGCTGTTCTCTACGAGCCGTGTGTGGTAGGCACACCCATGCTGAGAACCGAATACTGCATGGGGACCACGGGTGTCCTCAGGAACAGCGGGGGCTGCAGCGTGGTGGGCACCGGTGAACTCTACATCCCCTGTGAGCCGCAAGGGCTCATGGGCTGTGGAAGTGGGAGGAGCTCCAGCATGAAGATGGGGGCAGGTAGCAACTCATGCAGTCGTTAG
- the LOC100766068 gene encoding keratin, type II cytoskeletal cochleal, translated as MTQRSSVTIKSGGTRNFSASSASLLPGCRPGFSSVSVSQSGKSFGGGFGGGFGTRSLHSFGGNKRISIGGGYRSSRASFGGAACGLGVSGIGYRVGGAYGGYGFGGGMAPGAGGIHEVTVNQSLLTPLHLEIDPSLQRVRKEEKEQIKSLNNKFASFIDKVRFLEQQNKVLETKWSLLQEHKTTRTNLEPMFEAYITNLRRQLECLGGERGRLETELKSMQDVVEDFKNKYEEEIHRRTTAENEFVVLKKDVDAAYMNKVELEAKVDALMDEINFLRAFYEAELAQLQAQISETSVVLSMDNNRSLDLNSIIAEVKAQYEDIANRSRAEAESWYQTKYEELQRSAGQHGDDLRSTKMEISELNRAMQRLRSEIDNLKKQCATLQASIADAEQRGELALKDAKHKLAELEEALQKAKQDMARQLREYQELMNVKLALDIEIATYRKLLEGEECRLTGEGVGAVNISVVSSSGGTGYSGGGGLCMSGSSYSGGGYSGSGLCYGGGGSGSFSSTSGRSMSGSSSSMRIVSKTSSSKKSYRS; from the exons ATGACCCAGCGATCTTCTGTAACCATCAAGTCTGGGGGCACACGGAACTTCAGTGCCTCCTCAGCCAGTCTCCTTCCTGGCTGTCGGCCTGGTTTCAGCTCTGTTTCTGTGTCCCAGAGCGGGAAGAGTTTTGGAGGCGGCTTTGGGGGTGGTTTTGGGACAAGAAGCCTACACAGTTTTGGGGGTAACAAGAGAATCTCCATCGGTGGGGGTTACCGCTCCAGCCGGGCCAGCTTTGGAGGTGCTGCCTGTGGGCTAGGTGTCAGCGGCATAGGGTACAGAGTTGGGGGAGCCTATGGTGGGTATGGATTTGGAGGTGGGAtggcccctggagctggaggcatCCATGAAGTCACTGTCAACCAGAGTCTCCTCACCCCCCTGCACCTGGAgattgatccatctctccagcgaGTtcgaaaggaggagaaggagcagaTCAAGAGCCTCAACAACAAGTTCGCCTCCTTCATAGACAAG GTGCGGTTCCTGGAGCAGCAGAACAAAGTCCTAGAGACCAAATGGAGCCTCCTGCAAGAGCACAAAACAACCAGGACCAATCTAGAGCCCATGTTTGAAGCCTACATCACCAACCTGAGGCGCCAGCTGGAGTGCCTTGGAGGAGAGCGGGGCAGGCTGGAGACAGAGCTAAAGAGTATGCAGGACGTGGTGGAGGATTTCAAGAACAA GTATGAAGAGGAAATCCACAGGCGCACAACGGCAGAGAATGAGTTTGTAGTACTCAAAAAA GATGTAGATGCTGCCTACATGAACAAAGTGGAGTTAGAGGCCAAGGTGGATGCCCTGATGGACGAGATCAACTTCCTGAGAGCTTTCTATGAGGCG GAGCTGGCTCAGCTTCAGGCTCAGATCTCTGAGACCTCTGTGGTCCTCTCCATGGACAACAACCGCAGCCTGGACCTAAACAGCATCATTGCTGAGGTTAAGGCCCAATACGAGGACATTGCCAACCGCAGCCGGGCAGAAGCTGAATCCTGGTACCAGACCAAG tATGAGGAGCTGCAGCGGTCTGCTGGCCAGCATGGGGACGACCTCCGTTCCACTAAGATGGAGATCTCTGAGCTGAACAGGGCCATGCAGAGACTGCGTTCTGAGATTGATAACCTAAAGAAGCAG TGCGCCACACTCCAGGCTTCCATCGCTGATGCTGAGCAGCGTGGGGAGTTGGCTCTCAAAGACGCCAAGCACAAGCTGGCAGAGTTAGAGGAGGCCCTGCAGAAGGCCAAGCAGGACATGGCCCGGCAGCTACGCGAGTACCAGGAGCTCATGAACGTCAAGCTAGCCCTGGACATTGAGATCGCCACTTACCGCAAGCTACTGGAGGGCGAAGAGTGCAG gctCACCGGAGAAGGTGTTGGTGCAGTGAACATCT CTGTGGTCTCTTCTTCCGGGGGCACAGGCTATAGTGGAGGTGGTGGCCTCTGCATGAGTGGCAGCAGTTACAGTGGAGGTGGCTACAGTGGGAGTGGCCTCTGCTATGGTGGCGGAGGGAGTGGCAGTTTTAGCTCCACCAGCGGTCGCAGTATGAGTGGCAGCAGCTCGAGCATGAGAATTGTCTCCAAGACATCATCCAGCAAGAAGAGTTACAGGAGCTAA